The following proteins come from a genomic window of Corallococcus sp. NCRR:
- a CDS encoding adenylate/guanylate cyclase domain-containing protein, translated as MQRLRIHSSGRRFLHRLGFSLAMAALFGCLLGLLVSQRDTGPVRPDDTPAPLLSPSGFIDGLSRWLDGGERAFYDWRIRQLGEVSERSDRVVLVSIDDDTLAEAQQGPRADIAAYPWPRQVMGGMVHRLVEEGASVVMLDFAYPELSPRACVTPTRSGRGALSQDDDALRALLDQDPGHSVLAFRWGAEGTRTLPPTGRLWPYRVRLGSYPSVTEARTRAQSVLALQRPAFLIPAGKALEVWAGVADEGEGRSLGDQLGTAAASIQERRAADDAFRVAPSDLFLALASVHVQGLDPEKLLEVRQLHHPVTPLLSQASGYGATTLPADADGVVRGVPHLVAYSPRGGERYVLPSLPLAAAMQLAGTQKLRYADGRLYIGDKYSVPMDAAGYSLLRWEAPAATRGARGPLARSIRAWNVLLNLFDSQEARPVRFDHDLEGRAVILTNTSSYAPERRVTPIGPGIANGAVLGQALANILASNGITRAPPKVDMLATMGLAFIGAFLALSFSWLLRSVGGAFLFVCVAVAAGAGYVGAAGYVFVHDQVWVAVAGPLWSGGLAFLVTTLYAFRTEQDVREFVHSALGRYVSPDVARLVARDVSLMKPERRQMTVYLCDIEGFTRLSEALPPEQLVPLLNTFLTEMTAVVRATAGQVDKYIGDSVMAFWGAPVRTDRHAHLACEAALKLHAALAQKQPLWEKQFGHRLSVRAGIDTGDLLVGDMGSELKSNYTVMGDAVGMAGRLEAANKQYGTQVLVGQTTAQLASDAYVFREVDRVLLRDRPQPVRVHELLGRRGEFSPEKQAGIALYEKALTAYYGRDFILAQELFRRCGVEHGDPVARVYVERCQRLIQTPPPEDWDGVIRWGRRSTDSR; from the coding sequence GTGCAACGCCTCCGCATCCACTCCTCTGGCCGCCGCTTCCTCCACCGGCTCGGCTTCTCGCTCGCCATGGCGGCCCTGTTCGGCTGCCTGCTGGGCCTGCTCGTCTCCCAGCGTGACACGGGACCCGTGCGGCCGGACGACACGCCCGCGCCCCTGCTGTCGCCCTCCGGCTTCATCGACGGGCTCTCGCGCTGGCTCGACGGCGGCGAGCGCGCCTTCTACGACTGGCGCATCCGCCAGTTGGGAGAGGTGTCCGAGCGCTCCGACCGCGTGGTGCTCGTGTCCATCGACGACGACACGCTCGCCGAAGCCCAGCAGGGCCCTCGCGCGGACATCGCCGCGTACCCGTGGCCGCGCCAGGTCATGGGCGGCATGGTGCACCGCCTGGTGGAGGAGGGCGCCTCCGTGGTGATGCTGGACTTCGCCTACCCGGAGCTCAGCCCCCGCGCCTGCGTCACCCCCACGCGCTCGGGCCGGGGCGCCCTGTCCCAGGACGATGACGCGCTCCGCGCCCTGCTGGACCAGGACCCCGGCCACTCCGTGCTCGCCTTTCGCTGGGGCGCCGAGGGCACCCGCACGCTGCCTCCCACCGGCCGCCTGTGGCCCTACAGGGTCCGCCTGGGCAGCTACCCCAGCGTCACCGAGGCCCGCACCCGCGCCCAGTCCGTGCTCGCCCTCCAGCGCCCCGCGTTCCTCATCCCCGCCGGCAAGGCCCTGGAGGTCTGGGCCGGCGTCGCGGACGAGGGCGAGGGGCGCAGCCTGGGCGACCAACTGGGCACCGCCGCCGCGTCCATCCAGGAGCGCCGCGCCGCGGACGACGCCTTCCGCGTGGCCCCGTCGGACCTGTTCCTCGCCCTGGCCTCCGTGCATGTGCAGGGGCTGGATCCAGAGAAGCTCCTGGAGGTGCGCCAGCTCCACCACCCGGTGACGCCCCTGCTCAGCCAGGCCAGCGGCTACGGCGCCACCACGCTGCCCGCGGACGCCGACGGCGTGGTGCGCGGCGTGCCCCACCTCGTCGCGTACAGCCCGCGCGGGGGCGAGCGCTACGTGCTGCCCTCGCTGCCCCTGGCCGCAGCCATGCAGCTCGCGGGCACGCAGAAGCTGCGGTACGCGGACGGGCGCCTCTACATCGGGGACAAGTACTCCGTGCCCATGGACGCGGCCGGCTACAGCCTGCTGCGCTGGGAGGCCCCGGCCGCCACCCGCGGCGCGCGCGGCCCGCTGGCCCGCTCCATCCGCGCGTGGAACGTGCTGCTCAACCTCTTCGACTCGCAGGAGGCGCGGCCGGTCCGCTTCGACCACGATCTGGAAGGCCGCGCCGTCATCCTCACCAACACCAGCAGCTACGCGCCCGAGCGCCGGGTGACGCCCATCGGGCCGGGCATCGCCAACGGCGCCGTGCTGGGCCAGGCGCTCGCCAACATCCTCGCGTCGAACGGCATCACCCGCGCGCCGCCGAAGGTGGACATGCTCGCCACCATGGGGCTCGCGTTCATCGGCGCGTTCCTGGCGCTGTCGTTCAGCTGGCTCCTGCGCTCCGTGGGCGGCGCCTTCCTCTTCGTCTGCGTGGCGGTGGCGGCCGGGGCGGGCTACGTGGGCGCGGCGGGCTACGTCTTCGTCCATGACCAGGTGTGGGTGGCCGTCGCGGGGCCGCTGTGGTCCGGCGGGCTCGCGTTCCTGGTGACGACCCTCTACGCCTTCCGCACCGAACAGGACGTGCGCGAGTTCGTGCACAGCGCGCTGGGCCGCTACGTGAGCCCGGACGTGGCGCGGCTGGTGGCGCGCGACGTGAGCCTGATGAAGCCGGAGCGCCGGCAGATGACCGTGTACCTCTGCGACATCGAGGGCTTCACGCGCCTGTCCGAAGCGCTGCCGCCGGAGCAACTGGTGCCGCTGCTCAACACCTTCCTCACGGAGATGACCGCCGTGGTGCGCGCCACGGCGGGGCAGGTGGACAAGTACATCGGCGACTCGGTGATGGCCTTCTGGGGCGCGCCCGTGCGCACGGACCGCCACGCGCACCTGGCCTGCGAGGCGGCGCTGAAGCTCCACGCGGCGCTCGCGCAGAAGCAGCCCCTCTGGGAGAAGCAGTTCGGCCACCGGCTGTCGGTGCGCGCCGGCATCGACACGGGCGACCTGCTGGTGGGCGACATGGGCAGCGAGCTCAAGTCGAACTACACCGTCATGGGCGACGCGGTGGGCATGGCCGGCCGGCTGGAAGCGGCCAACAAGCAGTACGGCACCCAGGTGCTGGTGGGACAGACCACCGCGCAGCTCGCCAGCGACGCCTACGTCTTCCGCGAGGTGGACCGGGTGCTCCTGAGGGACCGTCCCCAGCCCGTGCGCGTGCACGAGCTCCTGG